The Sphaeramia orbicularis chromosome 18, fSphaOr1.1, whole genome shotgun sequence genome contains a region encoding:
- the txnb gene encoding thioredoxin b isoform X1: MPVTYIECLDDFKGALQGAGDKLVVVDFTATWCGPCKTIAPFFEELSNTHANVVFLKVDVDEAADVSQECGISCMPTFHFYKKGEKVFEFSGANRETLKQKLEELK, encoded by the exons ATGCCTGTCACATATATCGAGTGTCTG GATGACTTTAAAGGCGCTCTCCAGGGGGCCGGAGACAAGCTGGTGGTGGTGGACTTCACAGCCACGTGGTGTGGACCCTGCAAAACAATTGCCCCCTTTTTTGAA GAGCTGTCAAACACACACGCCAACGTTGTCTTCCTGAAGGTGGATGTTGATGAGGCTGCG GATGTAAGCCAGGAGTGTGGCATCTCATGCATGCCCACATTTCACTTCTACAAGAAAGGAGAGAAG GTGTTCGAGTTCTCCGGCGCCAACAGAGAGACACTGAAACAAAAACTGGAGGAACTGAAATAA
- the txnb gene encoding thioredoxin b isoform X2, translating into MPVTYIECLDDFKGALQGAGDKLVVVDFTATWCGPCKTIAPFFEELSNTHANVVFLKVDVDEAADVSQECGISCMPTFHFYKKGEKVHFRCSSSPAPTERH; encoded by the exons ATGCCTGTCACATATATCGAGTGTCTG GATGACTTTAAAGGCGCTCTCCAGGGGGCCGGAGACAAGCTGGTGGTGGTGGACTTCACAGCCACGTGGTGTGGACCCTGCAAAACAATTGCCCCCTTTTTTGAA GAGCTGTCAAACACACACGCCAACGTTGTCTTCCTGAAGGTGGATGTTGATGAGGCTGCG GATGTAAGCCAGGAGTGTGGCATCTCATGCATGCCCACATTTCACTTCTACAAGAAAGGAGAGAAGGT CCATTTCAGGTGTTCGAGTTCTCCGGCGCCAACAGAGAGACACTGA